A region from the Spirochaetota bacterium genome encodes:
- the glgP gene encoding alpha-glucan family phosphorylase, translating into MQFKDFFVYPKYPKNLEKLYKIAYNLWVTWDNEAYKLFMRIDSKLFRKCNKNPILFLMKLNEEKLKELSEDKSFLYNLEKVSEKLNEYLKYTETYYPDLNGKIIAYFSTEYGLHQSLPIYAGGLGILSGDYVKGASDLNIPIISVGLFYNYGYFTQRININGIQEEIYSRNNPYFLPLKEIKDKSGNKLFLKIELLNKEIKVKLWELRVGQNRIILLDTNLEENPIEFRSITDQLYVADREKRLLQEIVLGIGGVKALKLIGINPDIYHLNEGHSAFLIFERLRNLICDDGLSFEEAFQYVKLTNIFTTHTPVEAGNENFDIPLIKKYFENEVKKIGIDFEKFLSFGYFIDKQKFWLPAFAIRFSSFVNGVSNIHGEVSKTMWQSLFPSLNKIEIPITGLTNAVHYSWLSPQMQYLFERYVSPNFYHLSSKEKIWDNILDIPDEEIWDAHIKRKKEMISFIRKHMTNIFLSKGYSSIKIEKINKILNINYLTIGFARRFATYKRANLILKDKARLKRILTNPEKPIQLIFAGKAHPADLAGKNLIKEVIDFARDYDLEDRVIFVEDYDIEVAKHLVQGVDVWLNNPVKPNEASGTSGMKAGINGVLNLSVLDGWWPECFNGENGWAISAGENITDPELRDLTEANQIYEYLENEIANLFYERNENDIPESWIKMMKKSIYTVYKNFNMNRMIEDYVEKFYLKAIQNAEIFSKENYKNLKALNNNYYKLINHWEKIYIKDVFFKNDTNDILKSGDKLKIEAYIYVDDIDISLINIEIFYLLNDERDFETFKLKFIEKYDDKVAKFEGELELRSYGIQKINLRIIPSSDELKIIYPNLIKWYLN; encoded by the coding sequence ATGCAATTTAAAGATTTTTTCGTTTATCCAAAATATCCTAAAAATTTAGAAAAATTATATAAAATAGCATATAATTTATGGGTTACATGGGATAATGAAGCTTATAAGCTTTTTATGAGGATTGATTCTAAACTCTTTAGAAAATGCAATAAAAATCCTATTCTATTTTTAATGAAATTAAATGAAGAAAAGTTAAAAGAATTATCTGAAGATAAGAGTTTTTTATATAACCTTGAAAAAGTATCCGAAAAATTGAATGAATATCTTAAATATACTGAAACTTATTATCCTGATTTAAATGGAAAGATAATAGCATATTTTTCAACGGAGTATGGCTTACACCAATCTCTACCTATATATGCAGGAGGGCTTGGGATTCTTTCAGGAGATTATGTTAAAGGAGCATCTGATTTAAATATACCTATAATATCTGTTGGACTGTTTTATAATTATGGATATTTTACTCAAAGAATAAATATTAATGGTATTCAAGAAGAAATTTATTCTAGGAATAATCCATATTTTTTACCTCTTAAGGAAATTAAAGATAAAAGTGGAAATAAGTTGTTTTTAAAAATTGAATTATTAAATAAAGAAATTAAAGTTAAACTATGGGAATTAAGAGTTGGACAAAATAGAATAATTTTATTGGATACAAATTTAGAAGAAAATCCAATTGAATTTAGGTCTATAACTGACCAACTTTATGTTGCTGATAGAGAAAAAAGATTGTTACAAGAAATTGTTCTTGGTATAGGTGGTGTAAAAGCTTTAAAATTGATTGGTATAAATCCTGATATTTATCATTTAAATGAAGGACATTCTGCTTTTTTAATTTTTGAAAGATTAAGAAATTTAATTTGTGATGATGGATTAAGTTTTGAGGAAGCTTTCCAATATGTTAAACTTACTAATATATTTACAACTCATACACCAGTAGAAGCAGGAAATGAAAATTTTGATATACCTTTAATTAAAAAATATTTTGAAAATGAAGTTAAAAAAATAGGAATCGACTTTGAAAAGTTTCTTTCTTTTGGATATTTTATTGATAAACAGAAATTTTGGTTACCTGCTTTTGCAATAAGATTTTCTTCCTTTGTTAATGGTGTTTCTAATATTCACGGAGAAGTTTCAAAGACTATGTGGCAATCTTTATTTCCTTCCTTAAATAAGATAGAAATTCCTATAACAGGGTTGACTAATGCTGTTCATTATTCATGGCTTTCTCCACAAATGCAATATCTCTTTGAAAGATATGTTTCACCAAATTTTTATCATTTAAGTTCAAAAGAAAAAATATGGGACAATATTTTAGATATTCCAGATGAAGAAATTTGGGATGCACATATTAAGAGAAAAAAAGAGATGATTTCTTTTATAAGAAAACATATGACCAATATTTTTCTTTCTAAAGGTTATTCTAGTATTAAAATAGAAAAAATAAATAAAATTTTGAATATAAATTATTTAACAATTGGCTTTGCAAGAAGATTTGCAACTTATAAAAGGGCAAATCTAATTTTGAAAGATAAAGCAAGATTAAAAAGAATATTAACTAATCCAGAAAAACCTATTCAATTAATATTTGCAGGTAAAGCACACCCAGCAGATTTAGCTGGTAAAAATTTAATTAAAGAAGTTATTGATTTTGCAAGAGATTATGATTTAGAAGATAGAGTAATATTTGTTGAAGATTATGATATAGAAGTTGCTAAGCATTTAGTGCAAGGTGTAGATGTTTGGTTAAACAATCCTGTAAAACCAAATGAAGCATCAGGAACTTCAGGAATGAAGGCAGGTATTAATGGAGTTTTAAATCTTTCTGTTCTTGATGGCTGGTGGCCAGAATGTTTTAACGGTGAGAATGGGTGGGCAATTTCGGCTGGTGAAAATATTACAGATCCAGAATTGAGAGACCTTACAGAAGCAAATCAAATTTATGAATATTTAGAGAATGAGATTGCTAATCTTTTTTATGAAAGAAATGAAAATGATATCCCTGAAAGTTGGATAAAAATGATGAAAAAATCTATTTATACAGTTTATAAAAATTTTAATATGAATAGAATGATAGAAGATTATGTTGAAAAATTTTATCTTAAAGCTATTCAGAATGCTGAAATATTTTCAAAAGAAAACTATAAAAATTTAAAAGCCTTAAATAATAATTATTATAAACTCATTAATCATTGGGAAAAAATTTACATAAAAGATGTTTTTTTTAAAAATGATACAAATGATATATTAAAATCAGGGGATAAACTAAAAATAGAGGCATATATATATGTTGATGATATTGATATTAGTTTAATTAATATAGAAATTTTTTATTTGTTAAATGATGAGAGGGATTTTGAAACATTTAAACTGAAATTTATAGAAAAATACGATGATAAAGTAGCAAAATTTGAGGGAGAACTTGAGTTAAGAAGCTACGGAATACAAAAAATCAATTTAAGAATTATTCCATCAAGTGATGAATTAAAAATTATTTATCCTAATTTAATAAAATGGTATTTAAATTAA
- a CDS encoding amylo-alpha-1,6-glucosidase: MELMNLIEGKIKESFYHEWLISNILGSYGLGTGNLIPNRKYHGLLIANINDNKFHILSSIEERVKILSESMYLDSNQYPDIIYPNGYRHLVKSWLLPFPTFLYSSYPFDENVLILKIIQMDEEKNLVRINYKNYGTVNFKLYLRPKFTFRNHHSLNKPGSIKSEDIEINLKNEKQVIIFHKNSGNSVFLLIDNGVIRSEPLIYKNIFYPNEEIRGYDSLEDLYAPIIIKIELQPDEEINLFFMLEDELKEFKNKIEKENKSINLNDLILKRFDNSFNRIIKEKIIPVDYPIKMKKKKVKSEEEFKSIFVNLKDDDEFIFNENERENILKLMLSRFMLKDDIIAGFPWFGNWGRDTMITLEALNFEEDEDTKNFYLKVLLKYGKKLKNGLIPNVIDKDGFGENYNSIDASLLFCNRIYDYITNFKEENEKNINLLIKYFIDVIFNYFFNKDLPFEYDKEDSLIKIKPDCKLALTWMDAKIYDYIVTPRFHKPIEIQFLFYNSLKNLLKLLKKYEIEIPKKYSKLGKDFVNEVISKLDKNLINYYFDGEIFGDTIYNKTLIKEIRPNYLIGLSLENVSLSNEIYDKAIIQADKYLVTDYGLRTLNKENPSFRKKYIGNQKMRDMAYHQGTVWAWLILPFSKILYKRYKDKKIVKEEILKRFRRPFDGLLKGHYGSIAEVWDGDEPHFPKGAPAQAWSVAAYYYVVKNFF; the protein is encoded by the coding sequence ATGGAGCTGATGAATTTAATTGAAGGTAAAATTAAAGAATCATTTTATCATGAATGGTTAATTTCAAATATATTAGGAAGTTATGGTTTAGGTACAGGGAACTTAATTCCAAATAGGAAATATCATGGGTTACTTATTGCTAATATAAATGATAACAAGTTTCACATATTATCATCAATAGAGGAAAGAGTAAAGATTTTATCTGAGTCTATGTATTTAGATTCAAATCAATATCCTGATATTATTTATCCAAATGGGTACAGACACCTTGTAAAAAGTTGGTTATTACCATTTCCAACATTTCTTTACTCTTCATATCCTTTTGATGAAAATGTCTTGATATTAAAAATAATTCAGATGGATGAGGAAAAAAATTTAGTTAGAATAAATTATAAGAATTATGGCACTGTAAATTTTAAATTATATTTAAGACCAAAGTTTACATTTAGAAATCATCATAGTTTAAATAAACCAGGTTCAATAAAATCTGAAGATATTGAAATAAATTTGAAAAATGAAAAACAAGTTATTATTTTTCATAAAAATAGTGGTAATAGTGTTTTTCTTTTAATTGATAATGGTGTCATTAGAAGTGAACCTTTAATTTATAAAAACATATTTTATCCAAATGAAGAAATACGTGGCTATGATTCCTTAGAAGATTTATATGCTCCAATAATAATAAAAATAGAATTGCAACCAGATGAGGAAATAAATTTATTTTTTATGCTTGAAGATGAATTAAAAGAATTTAAAAACAAAATAGAAAAAGAAAATAAAAGTATAAATTTAAATGATTTAATCTTAAAAAGATTTGATAATTCTTTTAATAGAATAATAAAAGAAAAGATTATCCCAGTTGACTATCCAATTAAAATGAAAAAGAAAAAAGTTAAATCTGAAGAGGAATTTAAAAGCATTTTTGTAAATTTAAAAGATGATGATGAGTTTATTTTTAATGAAAATGAAAGAGAAAATATACTAAAGTTAATGTTAAGTAGATTTATGTTAAAAGATGATATAATAGCTGGTTTCCCATGGTTTGGAAATTGGGGCAGAGATACAATGATAACATTAGAAGCTTTGAATTTTGAAGAAGATGAAGATACCAAAAACTTCTATTTAAAAGTCCTATTAAAATATGGTAAAAAATTAAAAAATGGATTGATTCCTAATGTTATTGATAAAGATGGCTTTGGAGAAAATTATAATTCTATTGATGCTTCTTTACTATTTTGTAATAGAATTTATGATTATATAACTAACTTTAAAGAAGAGAATGAAAAAAATATAAATTTATTAATTAAATATTTTATAGATGTTATTTTTAATTACTTTTTTAATAAGGATTTGCCATTTGAATATGATAAAGAAGATTCTTTAATAAAAATAAAGCCTGACTGTAAATTAGCTTTAACATGGATGGATGCTAAAATTTATGATTATATAGTAACTCCTAGATTTCATAAACCTATTGAAATACAATTTTTATTTTATAATTCTCTTAAAAATTTATTAAAATTGCTAAAAAAGTATGAAATAGAAATCCCAAAAAAATATTCAAAACTAGGAAAAGATTTTGTAAATGAAGTTATATCAAAATTGGACAAAAATTTAATTAATTATTATTTTGATGGTGAAATATTTGGGGACACTATATATAATAAAACTTTAATTAAAGAGATAAGACCAAATTACTTAATTGGTTTATCTCTTGAAAATGTTAGTTTATCTAATGAGATATACGATAAGGCTATAATTCAAGCTGATAAATATTTAGTTACAGACTATGGTTTAAGAACATTGAACAAAGAGAATCCATCATTTAGAAAGAAGTATATTGGAAATCAAAAAATGAGAGATATGGCATATCATCAAGGAACTGTTTGGGCATGGTTAATTTTACCATTTTCAAAAATATTATACAAAAGATACAAGGATAAGAAAATTGTAAAAGAAGAAATATTAAAAAGATTTAGAAGACCTTTTGATGGATTATTAAAAGGGCATTATGGTTCTATAGCAGAAGTATGGGATGGTGATGAGCCACATTTCCCAAAGGGAGCACCAGCTCAAGCATGGTCAGTGGCTGCTTATTATTATGTAGTGAAAAATTTCTTTTAA
- a CDS encoding asparaginase, which yields MKKSIDKPICFISTGGTISMKFDKASSGFVPGIKGEDLFEFLKMQNISITYEVFEYSNKPSPHITIEDMQNLADFIIKNRDKYYGYIITHGTDVLEETAFFLDITLPRSIKCVVTASMRSNSEIGVDGPRNILGSVKTLISKESDNYGVLVVLNDEIHDPLTVTKTYTSNVSTFNSPAFGILGIVDEDKVFFGRNKINNIMLDYKKFEKGIYLYKTYIGDDGDLLKYLLNKKDLKGIVIEGFGRGNVPPNIQDIIEEYLKNNKVVVVTSRCHIGRTLGVYAYKGGGKLLEDLGVILSKDIKSHKAYLLLGLLLGKNFDLNKIKNIFSLY from the coding sequence ATGAAAAAAAGTATTGATAAGCCTATTTGTTTCATATCAACTGGTGGTACAATTTCTATGAAATTTGATAAAGCTTCAAGTGGTTTTGTCCCAGGTATAAAAGGTGAGGATTTATTTGAGTTTTTAAAAATGCAGAATATATCTATTACTTATGAAGTATTTGAATATAGCAATAAACCATCTCCCCATATTACTATTGAAGATATGCAGAATTTAGCTGATTTTATTATTAAAAATAGAGATAAATATTATGGCTATATAATTACTCATGGTACAGATGTTCTTGAGGAAACAGCATTTTTTCTTGATATAACTTTGCCAAGATCAATAAAATGTGTAGTAACTGCTTCTATGAGATCAAACTCAGAAATTGGTGTTGATGGTCCAAGGAATATTCTTGGATCAGTCAAAACACTTATTTCAAAGGAATCTGATAATTATGGGGTTCTTGTTGTTTTAAATGATGAAATACATGATCCTTTAACAGTTACAAAAACTTATACTTCAAATGTTTCAACATTTAACTCTCCTGCTTTTGGAATTCTTGGTATAGTGGATGAGGATAAGGTTTTTTTTGGCAGGAATAAAATTAACAATATAATGCTTGATTATAAGAAATTTGAGAAAGGTATATACTTATATAAAACATATATTGGTGATGATGGAGATTTATTAAAATATTTACTAAACAAAAAAGACTTAAAAGGAATAGTTATTGAGGGATTTGGAAGAGGTAATGTACCTCCTAATATTCAAGATATAATTGAAGAATATTTAAAAAATAATAAAGTAGTAGTAGTAACTTCTAGATGTCATATAGGGAGAACTTTAGGTGTATATGCTTATAAGGGAGGGGGTAAATTACTTGAAGATTTAGGAGTTATTCTTTCAAAGGATATAAAATCACACAAAGCTTATCTTCTTTTAGGATTATTACTTGGGAAAAACTTCGATTTAAATAAAATAAAAAACATCTTTTCTTTATATTAA
- a CDS encoding glycoside hydrolase family 57 protein produces the protein MLNIVFYFQVHQPYRLKRLSIFDINNVDDLFDEELNKYVIQKVSKKCYIPTNELLLKLINKYEGRFKVAFSISGVTIEQFKKYCPETLILFKELAKTGCVEFLNETYYHSLSFLYDEDEFKHQIKMHYNLIREELGWSPIVFRNTELIFYNKISDLLKDYENIKVILTEGTEKVLEWRSPLYPYRTINDKHFLLMKHYALSDDIAFRFSNKGWVEWPLTVDKFVKWVDHLGLIEKKGRNIFLNLFMDYETFGEHQWEDTGIFKFLEKLPSEVFKYKHLGFCWPSDIIDAVNYPVEKIDIPYPISWADTERDLSAWLSNDIQHNAIESFYKIFSLLKNKLNDEELNYIRRLSTSDHFYYMCTKYFQDGDVHKYFSPYETPENAYIYYLNALASIQEKYEIIV, from the coding sequence ATGCTTAATATTGTATTTTATTTTCAAGTTCATCAGCCTTATAGGTTAAAAAGATTGTCTATCTTTGATATAAATAATGTAGATGATTTATTTGATGAAGAATTGAATAAATATGTAATACAGAAAGTTAGTAAAAAATGCTATATACCAACAAATGAACTTCTACTTAAATTAATAAATAAATATGAAGGTAGATTTAAAGTTGCATTTTCAATATCCGGCGTTACAATTGAGCAATTTAAAAAATATTGTCCTGAAACTTTAATTCTTTTTAAGGAATTAGCCAAGACTGGATGTGTAGAGTTTTTAAATGAAACCTACTATCATTCTTTATCATTTCTGTATGATGAGGATGAATTTAAACATCAGATAAAGATGCATTATAATTTGATAAGAGAAGAGTTAGGATGGTCTCCAATTGTTTTTAGGAATACTGAGTTGATTTTTTATAATAAAATTAGTGATTTATTAAAAGATTATGAAAATATTAAAGTAATTTTAACAGAAGGCACAGAAAAAGTTCTTGAGTGGAGATCCCCATTATATCCATATAGAACAATTAATGATAAACATTTTCTTTTAATGAAGCATTATGCATTATCTGATGATATAGCTTTTAGATTTTCAAACAAAGGATGGGTTGAATGGCCCTTAACTGTTGATAAATTTGTAAAATGGGTTGACCATTTGGGCTTGATAGAAAAAAAAGGAAGAAATATATTTCTTAATTTGTTTATGGATTATGAAACATTTGGGGAACATCAATGGGAAGACACTGGTATTTTTAAATTTTTAGAAAAACTCCCTTCTGAAGTTTTTAAATATAAACACCTTGGTTTTTGTTGGCCTTCTGATATAATTGATGCTGTAAATTATCCTGTTGAAAAAATAGATATTCCATATCCTATTTCATGGGCTGATACTGAAAGAGATCTTTCAGCATGGTTATCTAATGATATTCAACATAATGCTATAGAATCTTTTTATAAAATATTTTCATTATTAAAGAATAAATTAAATGATGAGGAATTGAATTATATTCGAAGATTATCTACTTCTGACCATTTTTATTATATGTGTACGAAATATTTTCAAGATGGAGATGTTCACAAATACTTTTCACCCTATGAGACACCTGAAAATGCTTATATTTATTATTTAAATGCTCTTGCAAGTATTCAAGAAAAATACGAAATAATTGTTTAA
- a CDS encoding HDOD domain-containing protein: MIIKCNKCNTQFNLNEKPLLGRKVAFPCPNCKNFIHIDLSDSSISNSTQVENIDKDNLAKQSDTKSFEERLEKLFNSIQDLPTLPIVVQRILSLINDPESTAKQIGAIINSDQSLTAKTLKLVNSAYYGFEKKIKTVDQAIVIIGFDAVKNLALSASVFDAFKSIKQKSNFPREAFWSHSIGVAVASKIISEDAGVGIPGELFVAGLLHDIGKVILDSYFPEEMNKILYYASSNNLSFIEAEEKLIKIDHSIIGFRLGKRWNLPEELIYPIRFHHATNLSQKLEENICVVNLANSIVKLAKIGFDGDNMPPKISMHSFNIIKRFKKDFNKTDIEKYIEQVKTNMEDNEILKVAIE, from the coding sequence ATGATTATTAAATGTAACAAATGCAATACACAATTTAATCTTAACGAAAAGCCTTTATTAGGAAGAAAAGTTGCTTTTCCATGTCCAAATTGTAAGAATTTTATTCATATTGATTTAAGTGATTCTAGTATTTCAAATTCAACACAAGTTGAAAATATAGATAAAGATAATCTAGCAAAACAATCAGATACAAAGTCTTTTGAGGAAAGACTGGAGAAGCTTTTCAATTCTATTCAAGATTTACCTACTTTACCCATTGTAGTCCAAAGAATTTTATCTCTAATAAATGATCCAGAATCAACAGCTAAACAGATTGGAGCAATTATTAATTCTGACCAAAGTTTAACTGCTAAAACATTAAAACTTGTTAATTCTGCATATTATGGGTTTGAAAAAAAAATAAAAACTGTAGATCAAGCTATTGTAATTATTGGATTCGATGCAGTAAAAAATTTAGCTCTATCTGCTTCTGTATTTGATGCATTTAAGAGTATCAAACAGAAAAGTAATTTTCCAAGGGAAGCATTCTGGTCACATTCTATAGGAGTTGCGGTTGCTTCTAAAATTATTTCTGAAGATGCTGGTGTTGGAATTCCTGGTGAGCTTTTTGTAGCTGGACTTTTGCATGACATTGGTAAAGTTATTTTGGATTCATATTTCCCTGAAGAAATGAATAAAATTTTATATTATGCATCTTCAAATAATTTATCATTTATAGAAGCAGAAGAAAAGCTCATTAAGATAGACCATAGTATTATAGGATTTAGACTTGGTAAAAGATGGAACTTACCTGAAGAACTTATCTATCCTATAAGATTCCATCATGCAACAAACTTATCTCAAAAACTCGAAGAAAATATTTGTGTTGTCAACCTCGCCAATAGTATTGTTAAATTAGCAAAAATTGGATTTGATGGAGATAATATGCCCCCAAAAATATCAATGCATTCTTTTAATATAATTAAAAGATTTAAAAAAGATTTTAACAAAACTGATATTGAAAAATATATAGAACAAGTTAAAACAAATATGGAGGATAATGAGATTTTAAAAGTTGCCATTGAATAA
- a CDS encoding glycosyltransferase family 4 protein — protein sequence MKILMLSWEFPPLIAGGLGMAVYGMVKHLIELGNEILLILPTKYDVYFHLKNEYDLDNLNPIFLSKDEHILFEKDISENKYSIYKALGLSIIPETYFSDADYYKFYEFFYESFDLFSRGIPFYIVKEIESTLEERGGLFGKVRDYTLRVSRIVNKINFDIVHCHDWLTYPAGLVLKMKYNKKLVAHIHATEFDRAGNNPGDDRIHKIEYAGLTYSDRVIAVSNYTANIIVYRYKIDTRKIRVIHNAFYLKNPEKRSEIKRFFKRPVVLFLGRITLQKGPDYFIEVAKNVISQIPNVLFIMVGAGDMQRKLIHKSAYYKLRANLLFSNFLNRQQVEKILSMSDIFVLPSVSEPFGIAPLEAMAAGLVAIISKQSGVSEIVNNAFKVDFWDVNKMSEIIIDLIKNPDKMKEIAEKGAKEVNKINWLRVAREINKVYMEII from the coding sequence ATGAAAATATTAATGTTAAGTTGGGAATTCCCTCCTCTAATTGCAGGTGGATTAGGGATGGCTGTCTATGGTATGGTGAAACATTTGATAGAATTGGGAAATGAAATATTATTAATTTTACCTACTAAATATGATGTTTATTTTCATTTAAAAAATGAATATGATTTAGATAATTTAAATCCAATATTTTTATCAAAAGATGAACACATTTTATTTGAAAAAGACATTTCTGAAAATAAGTATTCAATATATAAAGCTCTTGGTTTATCTATAATTCCTGAAACCTATTTTAGTGATGCTGATTATTATAAATTTTACGAATTTTTTTATGAATCCTTCGATCTATTTTCAAGGGGTATACCTTTTTATATAGTAAAAGAAATAGAAAGTACTCTTGAAGAAAGAGGTGGTCTATTTGGTAAGGTTAGAGACTATACATTAAGAGTTAGTAGAATTGTTAACAAAATTAATTTTGATATTGTTCACTGCCATGATTGGCTCACATATCCAGCTGGGCTTGTATTGAAAATGAAATATAACAAAAAACTGGTAGCTCATATTCATGCAACAGAGTTTGATAGAGCTGGCAATAACCCAGGAGATGATAGAATTCATAAAATTGAATATGCAGGTCTTACTTATTCAGACAGAGTTATAGCTGTTTCAAATTATACTGCAAATATAATTGTTTATAGGTATAAAATTGACACTAGAAAAATTAGAGTAATTCATAATGCTTTTTACCTTAAAAATCCGGAAAAAAGAAGTGAGATAAAAAGGTTTTTTAAAAGACCTGTTGTTTTATTTTTAGGAAGAATTACTTTACAAAAAGGACCAGATTATTTTATTGAGGTTGCAAAAAATGTAATTTCTCAAATTCCAAATGTTTTGTTTATAATGGTTGGTGCTGGAGATATGCAAAGAAAACTTATTCATAAATCAGCATATTATAAATTAAGAGCCAATTTACTTTTTTCAAATTTTTTAAATAGGCAACAAGTAGAAAAAATATTATCAATGAGTGATATATTTGTTCTACCTTCTGTTTCAGAACCATTTGGGATTGCTCCACTTGAAGCTATGGCAGCTGGACTTGTTGCTATAATTTCTAAGCAATCTGGTGTATCAGAAATAGTTAATAATGCGTTTAAAGTGGATTTTTGGGATGTTAATAAAATGAGTGAAATAATAATAGATCTAATAAAAAATCCAGATAAGATGAAAGAGATTGCTGAAAAAGGAGCAAAAGAAGTAAATAAGATAAATTGGTTGAGAGTAGCAAGGGAGATAAATAAAGTTTATATGGAAATTATTTAA
- a CDS encoding HD domain-containing protein: protein MEESNNNNVSNLNILEILNKDKDFELSLQKLIDLILDLISKALNLKSNLNFIFYIYDSDFAKYLEFHSNFNFNSETMLNIEKLFEEGIINLIVETAKPRIIKNIYSNFPKHYLIIPINYLFLKLGVYILFLNEEKTNLESTLNPLLNNIFNSYNHYLYFLISQIKIKKKEDNLQLIINSNKRLNFNIDIESNLRYILKISIDRIIANYGAIVLFNEKTNKLFFKIISSKFFEKIIKNSWKLDNDIFSFVIKNKLSLLIHDIKKDIRFKDTFKILKPDFGSLIITPFNTKYFKGCIILLRNSDKKSFDYNDYDILQSIASNISITIENIFLYKKINDTYLQTTLALASAIEAKDPYTKGHSQRVTNFSLLIGKLLKLSREDLKIIRLASILHDVGKIGIPENIILKKGPLNDQEFNIMKRHPIIGYNIVKEIEYLKKGLPFILSHHEKIDGSGYPMGLKGDKLPLFAKIGAVADSFDAMVSDRPYRKGLSFEDAAKELKENIGKKFDKLIVETFIKGLKIKI from the coding sequence ATGGAAGAATCAAATAATAACAATGTTTCTAATTTAAATATTTTAGAAATATTAAATAAAGATAAAGATTTTGAACTCTCTCTACAAAAGCTAATAGATCTTATATTAGATTTAATTTCAAAGGCATTAAATTTAAAATCAAATTTAAATTTTATTTTTTATATTTATGATTCTGATTTTGCAAAATATCTCGAATTTCATTCTAATTTTAATTTTAATAGTGAAACCATGCTAAATATAGAAAAACTTTTTGAAGAAGGAATTATTAATCTAATTGTTGAAACGGCTAAACCAAGAATAATTAAAAATATATATTCAAATTTTCCCAAACATTATTTAATTATACCAATTAACTATCTTTTTTTAAAACTTGGGGTTTATATATTATTTTTAAATGAAGAAAAAACTAATTTAGAAAGTACCTTAAATCCATTATTAAACAATATTTTTAACAGCTATAATCATTATTTATACTTTTTAATTTCTCAAATTAAAATTAAAAAAAAAGAAGATAATTTACAATTAATTATTAACTCCAATAAAAGATTAAACTTTAATATTGATATTGAATCAAACTTAAGATATATTTTAAAAATCTCTATAGATAGAATAATTGCAAATTATGGAGCAATTGTTCTTTTTAATGAAAAAACAAACAAATTATTTTTTAAAATTATTTCATCCAAATTTTTCGAAAAAATAATAAAAAATAGTTGGAAACTAGATAATGATATTTTTTCATTTGTTATAAAAAACAAATTATCTTTGTTAATTCATGATATTAAAAAGGATATTAGATTTAAAGACACTTTTAAAATTTTAAAACCTGACTTTGGTTCCTTAATAATTACACCTTTTAACACTAAATATTTTAAAGGTTGTATCATTCTTTTAAGAAACTCTGACAAAAAAAGTTTTGATTATAATGATTACGATATTCTTCAATCTATTGCATCCAATATATCAATAACTATTGAAAATATTTTTCTTTATAAGAAGATTAATGACACTTATTTACAAACAACATTAGCTTTAGCTTCTGCAATTGAAGCAAAAGACCCATATACAAAAGGTCATTCTCAAAGAGTCACTAATTTTTCATTATTAATAGGGAAATTGCTAAAGCTATCGAGAGAAGATCTAAAAATAATTAGACTTGCTTCAATTCTCCACGATGTTGGTAAAATAGGGATACCTGAAAATATCATTCTTAAAAAAGGTCCATTAAATGATCAAGAATTCAATATAATGAAAAGACATCCTATTATAGGGTATAATATTGTTAAAGAAATTGAATATTTAAAAAAAGGACTTCCATTTATATTATCTCATCATGAAAAAATTGATGGTTCTGGCTATCCTATGGGATTAAAAGGTGATAAGTTGCCTCTTTTTGCTAAAATAGGTGCTGTTGCAGATTCATTTGATGCTATGGTTTCAGATAGACCCTACAGAAAGGGATTATCTTTTGAAGATGCTGCAAAGGAACTAAAAGAAAATATTGGTAAAAAATTCGATAAATTAATTGTTGAAACTTTTATCAAAGGGTTAAAAATAAAAATCTAA